A portion of the Kryptolebias marmoratus isolate JLee-2015 unplaced genomic scaffold, ASM164957v2 Scaffold63, whole genome shotgun sequence genome contains these proteins:
- the LOC108251604 gene encoding cytochrome c oxidase subunit 7A2, mitochondrial, with amino-acid sequence MNHLQKVPLLASRAFSSSCRHLKNKVPEAQKLFQEDNGLPVHIKGGSRDVLLYRATMTLTVVGTCYSLYLLLVASMPHKKA; translated from the exons ATGAATCACCTTCAG aAAGTTCCACTTCTGGCCAGCCGAgccttcagcagctcctgcagacaCCTGAAGAACAAAGTCCCCGAGGCCCAGAAACTCTTCCAG GAGGACAACGGGTTGCCGGTCCACATCAAGGGTGGAAGCAGAGACGTCCTGCTCTACAGAGCAACCATGACTCTGACTGTTGTCG GAACATGTTACTCTCTGTACTTGCTGCTCGTTGCCTCGATGCCACACAAGAAGGCCTAA